The sequence ACAACGGTGAAGCGCGTCTTTCTCGTGAAAAAGCTCGTCGTGAAGAAGTTATGGACACTCTAGAAACTGCGTTCAAAGCGAACGAAAAAGTTAAGGGTGTTATCTTTGGTAAGGTTAAAGGTGGTTTCATGGTAGACGTTTCTGGCGTTCTAGCATTCCTACCAGGTTCACAAATGGACGCACGTCCAATCCGTGACGTAACACCTTACATGTACACACCACAAGAGCTTATGATCCTTAAACTAGACCGTCAGAAGGGTAACCTTATCGTTTCTCGTCGTGCTGTTATGGATGAAACTCGTGGTGAAGCACGTGACGAACTCCTTGAAGATATGTCTGAAGGTAAGCAGCTTGAAGGTGTTGTTAAGAACATCACTGACTACGGTGCGTTTATCGATCTTGGTGGCGTAGATGGACTTCTACACATCACTGATATCGCTTGGCACCGCATTAACCACCCATCAGAAGTTCTTTCTGTTGGCCAAGTGGTTAAAGTACAAGTTGTACGTTTCGACGAGAAGACGAAGCGCGTATCTCTAGGTATGAAACAGATGAACAACGATCCATGGACAGAAGTTGATGGCAGCTACC comes from Pseudomonadota bacterium and encodes:
- a CDS encoding 30S ribosomal protein S1, producing the protein MLKTALSESFEDLLAGSLSLDGNIEKTVVKGIVTAIENDVAIVDVGMKAEGRIPLREFVSHESGEVELAVGDSVDVFVDNLDDNNGEARLSREKARREEVMDTLETAFKANEKVKGVIFGKVKGGFMVDVSGVLAFLPGSQMDARPIRDVTPYMYTPQELMILKLDRQKGNLIVSRRAVMDETRGEARDELLEDMSEGKQLEGVVKNITDYGAFIDLGGVDGLLHITDIAWHRINHPSEVLSVGQVVKVQVVRFDEKTKRVSLGMKQMNNDPWTEVDGSYPIGTVVKGRITNITDYGAFVELAPGIEGLIHVSEMSWTRKNVHPGKLVSTSEEVDVMVLEIDHEKRRISLGLKQCQDNPWKVYTEKNPEGTEVEGTV